TCGTACGGGCCATTGGACCCAGTGAGCGTATACGTGAAATTGTCCCCAAACCCGAGCTGGATGGGAAAGGCGAAAAAGGTGACAATAAACAAAATCACCATCGGAATAGAAGAAGAGATCATCTATAATCACGAAGGGGATGAACCACAGCGGAAGGTCAAGACTTTGACAAAGAAAACCGAGGTTATTGGCGTGAAGCTGCCCCCGACAGGCTTCTTGACCAATCTGGGCTTGGTGTTTCCAGCCAGGGACATGCGAGACTCTGATGGCATGCTGCCTCGAGGGAAAGCGGCCTTTCCAACATACGCGCTTACCGGATTCACCACCACTGCAAGCCTTTACAAAATTGAATACTACCTGACGGTGAAGGTAAGACCCCGAAATCCATTCCCAGGGGATTCATGTAGCGAGACGTTGACTAAAATACTCTTGCGTAGGCTCATCTAACATCCGCACGAGACATCCTTATCCGACAGCCAATTGTAGTCTGCCCTCTCGACCACGCTGGCtgcaaagaagaaatggaGTCCATCGAACAGGCCGCACGCGACGCAGTCCATGTCAACCCCGATAACCCTATGCTGCCATTACCTTCCATCGTGCGCCCCGGGGATCCTCACGCTCTCAGCCAACTAGGCGTGGCTATTGTTGGGAATCAAAAGAAACCTCTAATCGATTGATGATTACCGAATGCCACCAATTTCTTGATAAGCGAAAGAAGTCGCTTCTGCTCCGCATACCTGCATGGTAACAATCGAAGCAGAGGGCTCCAAACCCGCCATCTACAGCCGGTCTCCTTCCATAGAAGCTTGAACACTGGCTAACCGACACGCGCCGGGCATGACATTCTTGTTATTCTTACATAACGATTGCATGAGTTTTGGAGTTCTAATTGCATGGTATCTATTGTGATATCTATTCGAGGGAAGCCCGTTTTGTGTTATTTTTTGGTGGAAGGGCAATAAATAACCGGGGGTTACTTGCTTGCTTGGGGAGGTCTCATTGGATTTTTTAGAGGGGATTACTATTTGAGATTCTATCTTAATGTCCTCGTGTGTGATGATATGTGGGTTGCATCCGTGTCTAAGATATCTTGGATGCTTCGAGGTATTGAGGATCCTCATGTTATTATTGATATTCATACAGTGTCTACAGGCCAATTAGACATGTGTAATACCATAGCTCTTAATTTGTATTTAAGGTATCTGTACATATAGGGTAATGGCTGGTCGTTTTATATATTTCGTACCGGGCCTTTGATGCACCTCCCTTTGCGAAAAATAACCTAGTGGAGAATTACTACCGCTGTATTTGAACGAAAATAATGAGAGAGAACAAGGTATAAAAGCTCATGAGTTGCTGTTTCCTAATATCTAGATCCCAGTTCGACCACCTGTTGCTGTTGCCGGCGCAACAACCCCAATGACATCGTTTCCCCACAGCCCGATCCGGACGAAACCATCCACCTTCTCTCTCCAGTCGTCGTTATCCATTACAACGCATACTAAGGCGACACTGCAACCACTCTCAGACAGCTACAGCATACCACTACCAACCACAGAATGCCACCCACCCGCCGCCGCACCGGCAACACCTCCGCCGCAAACCAATCCACCCTCTCCTTCGGCTCCAGCGCCAGAGTCACCAAACCTATAGCCCAAACCCCGACATCCCAAAAAGCAAAAACTCTAGAACCAGCCGCCTCCGTCGTCCCCGAGGAGCACAAGCCCGAAAAGCCCCAGCCATCAAACGACGTCGCAGAACCGCAGCAGATCCCGGTAACCCCCGCAGAGCCATCGAAGCCTCATACAGCAGAACTTGCAGTTCGGGGACAGGCGAAGGTTGAGACGAAGGAGACGCCATGGGGAGAGGAGGATAAGAAAGCGTTGAAGGTTTCGGAGAAGGATTTGGTAAGGTATTGGAAgagtgaggaggaggggagaaGGGCGCCGAGAGTGCATCAGGAAAATCTTGGTCTTCATGAGAAGATTCTGAGGCATTTTGATCTGTCGAGCCAGTATGGGGTATGTTGAGTTCTATACTGGGGTTTGTT
The sequence above is a segment of the Aspergillus chevalieri M1 DNA, chromosome 6, nearly complete sequence genome. Coding sequences within it:
- a CDS encoding arrestin C-terminal domain-containing protein (COG:S;~EggNog:ENOG410PF9M;~InterPro:IPR011022;~PFAM:PF02752) → MAAFVRVSGPPNGNFLIGYPGISATMPRIEGKVEIRPSVGITAPVNVSLVTISLHRRESIHPSADSVTKKRLAPPRKEINDVVGKEMLLFRCPAGREYEEVIAMDLPFVLFIPFGRGSADASRRVPAASLQLPSRTAETFYEMVVMVQQGHSDQRKYSFPVPLERYDTLSTFGMYNRPESAERVSDHLVTLGISLPRWSYGPLDPVSVYVKLSPNPSWMGKAKKVTINKITIGIEEEIIYNHEGDEPQRKVKTLTKKTEVIGVKLPPTGFLTNLGLVFPARDMRDSDGMLPRGKAAFPTYALTGFTTTASLYKIEYYLTVKAHLTSARDILIRQPIVVCPLDHAGCKEEMESIEQAARDAVHVNPDNPMLPLPSIVRPGDPHALSQLGVAIVGNQKKPLID
- a CDS encoding putative DNA polymerase delta subunit 4 (COG:L;~EggNog:ENOG410PT89;~InterPro:IPR007218;~PFAM:PF04081;~go_process: GO:0000731 - DNA synthesis involved in DNA repair [Evidence IEA];~go_process: GO:0006260 - DNA replication [Evidence IEA]), which encodes MPPTRRRTGNTSAANQSTLSFGSSARVTKPIAQTPTSQKAKTLEPAASVVPEEHKPEKPQPSNDVAEPQQIPVTPAEPSKPHTAELAVRGQAKVETKETPWGEEDKKALKVSEKDLVRYWKSEEEGRRAPRVHQENLGLHEKILRHFDLSSQYGPCIGIARIKRWRRANMLNLNPPLEVLAVLLKHEDDVKQRAYMDELMS